A window from Hoeflea sp. IMCC20628 encodes these proteins:
- a CDS encoding LptF/LptG family permease, protein MKQIERYILRRMSSLTFWSLTAVTLLVMTTQVLVRVDVLTTTGQALSAFLLLAATLIPSVLSIVAPFALLIGVSQVLSGMNADSELVVIEAAGVPPATVLKPVLVLSAVLSILVLLVNNFVEPWSNRKLYDVLAQAQSDLFSVAVRSGTFMRLENGLYVQVNEKLPGGELGGIFLADSRTEGNESIYYARSGVVKTVGETNILYLVDGELQQRNLSNNQISIVTFTSYALDMAAFVPAGGASARRPKEQSTLYLLDPAEDDYYVQKADFVIKQELVQRFSTWMYPLAFGLVAFTFLGKARSNRHEQFQNGAIVAGITLGTRGFGFYSGDEAGSSVFMEVLTYAIPAGIIVVFGFLALTGRTLTIPRAWARLNDRLIEYVRGKFDRRKRQRQASTESGSA, encoded by the coding sequence ATGAAGCAAATCGAACGTTACATATTGCGCCGAATGAGTTCGCTGACCTTTTGGTCGCTGACGGCGGTAACGCTGCTTGTGATGACCACGCAGGTGCTGGTTCGCGTCGATGTGCTGACCACCACCGGTCAGGCGCTCAGCGCGTTCCTTTTGCTGGCCGCCACCCTGATTCCGTCGGTGCTGTCGATCGTGGCGCCGTTTGCATTGCTGATCGGGGTAAGCCAGGTCTTGTCAGGCATGAATGCCGACAGCGAACTGGTGGTGATCGAGGCAGCCGGCGTTCCACCGGCGACTGTGCTCAAACCCGTGCTGGTGTTGTCTGCGGTGCTTTCGATCCTGGTGCTTCTGGTCAACAACTTTGTCGAGCCATGGTCAAACCGCAAGCTTTATGACGTGCTTGCCCAGGCACAATCGGATCTGTTTTCGGTTGCGGTTCGTTCCGGCACCTTCATGCGCCTGGAAAACGGACTCTATGTGCAAGTCAACGAAAAGCTGCCTGGCGGTGAACTGGGTGGAATTTTCCTGGCTGATTCACGGACGGAGGGCAACGAATCCATCTATTACGCCCGCAGCGGCGTGGTCAAAACCGTCGGTGAAACCAACATCCTATATTTGGTCGATGGCGAGTTGCAGCAACGCAACCTGAGCAACAACCAGATATCGATTGTTACATTCACCTCTTATGCGCTGGACATGGCCGCTTTTGTCCCCGCTGGCGGGGCTTCGGCACGCAGGCCGAAGGAACAGTCCACGCTCTATCTTCTCGATCCGGCGGAGGATGACTATTATGTCCAGAAGGCCGACTTTGTGATCAAGCAGGAATTGGTGCAGCGGTTTTCTACATGGATGTACCCCCTGGCTTTCGGGCTCGTCGCCTTCACGTTTCTGGGCAAAGCCCGCTCAAACCGGCATGAACAGTTTCAGAACGGCGCCATCGTGGCAGGCATCACGCTGGGCACCCGCGGCTTTGGCTTTTACAGCGGCGATGAAGCCGGCTCCAGTGTTTTCATGGAGGTTTTGACCTACGCGATCCCCGCCGGGATCATTGTTGTCTTCGGTTTCCTGGCCCTGACCGGCAGGACGCTGACGATCCCCAGGGCATGGGCTCGCCTCAATGACCGGCTCATCGAGTATGTACGGGGTAAGTTCGACCGACGGAAGCGCCAACGCCAGGCATCGACCGAGAGTGGTTCGGCATGA
- the lptG gene encoding LPS export ABC transporter permease LptG gives MLPSTLSRYFFRRYVATFITYCLAILFVILLVDFNESARRLSGAADYTVSLGLLISALRVPTVLQAVIPFVVLIASIATLLQLNRKYELVVTRAAGVSAWQFLAPIIVANLLIGALSITALNTFAAKSLQFAETIIVERNLGARSPTDNAPWLRQRTDEGDTVLGARATSDGGTKLSDASFFLFDEDQRIKERLEAEHAELGDGVWVLTKVRRIRGSEPVELLETTTVPTSLKAEFVGESLTSPDTVPFFELSGKIATAKSFGLPATSYEMQFHRLVALPALLAAMTLIAAMVSLKFVRFGQSLTVILGGILAGFVLYVVSELIQAFANAGTIPPVVAAWLPVLVASALGTTVLLHKEDG, from the coding sequence ATCCTGCCTTCGACCTTGTCGCGCTATTTCTTCCGGCGCTACGTCGCCACCTTCATCACTTACTGCCTGGCGATCCTGTTCGTGATCTTGCTGGTGGACTTCAACGAATCTGCCCGGCGCCTGTCTGGCGCGGCCGACTACACGGTGTCTCTCGGCTTGCTCATATCAGCACTCAGAGTGCCGACAGTGCTTCAGGCGGTCATCCCTTTCGTGGTGTTGATCGCCTCGATCGCTACGCTTTTGCAGCTCAACCGCAAATATGAACTCGTCGTGACACGGGCGGCAGGCGTTTCGGCGTGGCAGTTCCTCGCACCGATCATTGTGGCCAACCTGCTGATCGGAGCATTGTCGATCACCGCCTTGAACACATTCGCAGCTAAATCCCTTCAATTTGCCGAGACTATCATCGTTGAGCGCAATCTGGGTGCGCGGAGCCCTACCGACAACGCACCGTGGCTGCGGCAGCGGACCGACGAAGGCGACACTGTGTTGGGAGCCCGGGCCACATCCGATGGCGGAACCAAGCTTTCGGACGCCTCCTTCTTCCTGTTTGACGAAGATCAGCGAATCAAGGAACGCTTGGAGGCCGAACACGCCGAACTGGGAGATGGTGTCTGGGTGTTGACGAAGGTGAGAAGAATTCGCGGATCCGAGCCGGTTGAGCTGCTGGAAACAACAACTGTGCCGACCAGTCTCAAGGCCGAATTCGTTGGGGAATCACTGACTTCACCGGACACTGTGCCGTTTTTTGAGCTGAGTGGGAAAATTGCCACGGCCAAGTCATTTGGGCTTCCAGCCACCAGTTATGAGATGCAATTCCATCGTTTGGTGGCACTTCCAGCTCTTCTGGCGGCGATGACGCTGATTGCGGCGATGGTGTCGCTGAAATTTGTGCGCTTTGGCCAGTCTTTAACGGTTATCCTGGGTGGAATCCTGGCGGGCTTCGTGCTTTATGTCGTTTCCGAGTTGATCCAGGCGTTTGCAAATGCCGGGACCATTCCGCCTGT